Part of the Synergistaceae bacterium genome is shown below.
CGCTAGCATTGACTAATGAAGCATTCTTATAAATTTTGTAAGTCTCTCCGCGAATAAATGACGGTGAAGAAACGCTCATAACCTGCGCCGAAGTTGCTGTGTTGTTATTGCTGGAGCTTGAACCAGAGCTAGAATGATGATGACCGCAGCCCGATAACGACATCAAGAAAAACGCCGTTATAACAATATAAATTAGCCATGAAAATTTTTTGAACATTTTGTTATAATCCTTTCCATTAATGAATTATGCGAGAGATTTTATCACAAAACATTTTATTTATGCACTATAATGAACACAAATTTATTATTTTTTCAGGAGGACGGCTGTAAATTATGCAAGAAAATAAAATAGTTTCAATGGTCGAAGGTTCATTTTGTATAGCATTAGGCTTTGTGTTGTCGAGATTTGTGTTGTTCAGGCTGCCTCAAGACGGAGCAATAAGTTTCGAGCTTACACCGTGAATTATTTTCACATATAGACGGGGCTTAAAATGGGGTATGATTTCAGGTGCGATATACGGGATAATTAGATTAATATTCGGCGGATATTTTATGAATGTGATTCAAGTTTTGCTTGATTACCCGTTAGCTTTTGCATGTGTGGGCTTTGCGGCGATTTCCCCGAAAATTTTAGGGATTATTATTGTGGCGGTAGGCACGATTTCATGCAGTGTTATATCAGGAGTTATATTTTTCGCGTAATTTGCACCCGAAGGCCAGC
Proteins encoded:
- a CDS encoding energy-coupled thiamine transporter ThiT, with translation MISGAIYGIIRLIFGGYFMNVIQVLLDYPLAFACVGFAAISPKILGIIIVAVGTISCSVISGVIFFA